The DNA sequence ttttttttaacttatgaaaaattatagtagagtaaagtattgtttttgtctccaacgtttggagtaagttctatttgtgtttctaaaatttaaatcgtcctatttgtattcttaacgtttataaaagtgattcaatgttatcctactatcaattatactaatattatatttttcaattattctcacttgaatgtattcattctcaattaggtctcacttggatgtgttcgattttaatattatacccactatttgtgtttagattcaattatgtccatagaaaagtgaattatgtaaatgttgtaggaattagtttcaacatttgatgagctatttttcggagtagatcatcgattctatctcagacatttgtattctaacttcaagaagatatttttaaaactcaaattaaagcgcttatgatgtgtaattgacggcaggataacattgaatcacttttacaaacgttagggatacaaatagaatgatttaaacgttagggatacaaataggatttatcccaaacgttgggaagaaaaacgatactttactcattatagtattatgtttggtgacttggtgtaatttttaaaactaacttataactttttaaaaaactatttaagTGTTTAtagagaaatttaaaaaataatttttttataataatttttttattatttttttttaaacaaatatttttaagattaaaaaattaaatacaaaataatttattgggcaaaaaacagaaataagccaagggagaaaataatttatatgaataagccAAAACGAAAACTGcttcatgaatccaccaatgcacgtttatatgtagttcgaaccaggttggttcgaactccatttctacataattcgaaccagcttggttcgaattatacacaaacacatgcacacactaattcgaaccaagctggttcgaattacacacaaacacacgcacatactaattcgaaccagcttggttcgaattacacacacagtAATTCATAGTATAATTcaaattatgctgttaaaaaattaataatttattaaaaacattttattaaaaaaatatatattttatttcatacgttaaaaaaaagctaacaaaatatttaattacgagacttctttaaaatattaatgagttatcaattcgaattccatacaatatttttctgtccatttttaatagctcatgaatattttttaatacatttttttaatatttttttttaaattatactacaaaaaatattttatcctatgcaaaacaatttaaaaaaatggcttaaaaaatgttaggagtactataaaaatttgtaatgttataataagggataagtattgttttggtccctcacgttgagggtcggAATCGAAACTGTCCCCAACGTAATTTTCGATTTATAATCATActtaacgtttttttcgtattaaaatcgtccttttaatttttttttgacaaaaataccctcatcactaccaacacaattacctcctccaccagtaccaccaccaacaccaccaccaccaccacaaccaccaccaccaccagcatcaccattaacaccaacaccaacaccacaaccacaaccacaaccaccaccacaaccacaaacacaaacacaaccaccaccaacaaccaccaccaccaccaagacCACCACCAAGAAAGCAGAGGAATCAACACCACAACCACAAtcacaaccacaaccaccaccaactACCACAACCACCACCAAGAAAATAGGAAACAACACCAAACAAAAACAGAAACAACACCAAACAGAAACAGAAAGCAAGAAAGCAGAAACAAGGCGTGAGGCGGAGGCGGCAGAAGCGAGGCGGAGGCAGCGACGTGAGGCGGTGAGACGGAGGCGACGAGGCGTGAGGTGGCAGAAGCGAGGCGGAGGCGGCGACGTGAGGCGGCGGCGCGGAGGCGGCGAGGCTTGAGGCGGCAGAAGCGAGGCGGACTCCAATGGCAGTGGctcgccgtccccctcccccctttccccttccccccaccccaccCAGCGTCCATTCCCCCTTCCCCTTCGcgccgccgtccccctccccctttccccttccccctcctcctccccctctccccttcaccccaccccacccccacccccacccccacccagCGTCCATTCCCCTTCCCCCTTCGcgccgccgtccccctcccccctttccccttccccctcctcctccccctcccccctttcccccacccccaccccaccccacccCGCGTCCTTTCCTCCTTCCCCCTTCACCGCCTTCTCCCCCTTCCGCCTtccccttttctcttcttctccggCTTCTTCCACTTCCCCTCCTCCCTCTCTTCGCCGCCGGTGCCGTCCCCCCatccccccttccccttccccctttcccTCCCCTTCCCCTTCGTACCCTTTTCTTCCCCCGACCCCACTAacgggttttcttttttttttttttaaattttataatttttttattataggggtagtttaggaattaattaaaaaaatttattagaaaggacgattttaaattcaaatacgactttaaggatgattttaaatcaaaatatacatcAGGAACGGGTTCGATTTcgaccctcaacgtgagggaccaaaacaatacttatcccttataatagcttaggtaaatacatgtatgtactcaaattttaaataaaatattctacatagtcaataataatttagaaatgaaagaaaatattttattccatacaaaataattaaaaaatatattttattctatacaaaataattttaaaaatggcttaaaagatgttatgagtactataaaagtttgtaatattctagtgatttaggtaaatacatgataaaaatattttttctttaatttctaaattattagtgactatgtggagtatttctttaatgtcctaagtcattaggacattacaaatttttatagtatttttaacatcttttaagccattttttaaattattttacatagaataaaatattttttgtggtataatttaaataaatttattaacaaatattcatgataattttttaataaaattatttaaattatatggtgagatattacatgattcgaattacgcatAGGGAAGTTCGAATCACTCTTattcaaattatatggtgagcaattcgaattatatacaatactcttctgcctATTCTTgatagttcatgaatattttttaataaatttatttaaattataccacaaaaaaatattttattctatgcaaaataatttaaaaaatggcttaaaaaatattagaagtactataaaaatttgtaatgtcttaattacttaggacattaaagaaatactctacatagtcactaataatttagaaattaaagaaaaaatatttttatcatatttttacgtaaatcactagaatattacaaacttttatagtactcataacatcttttaagccattttttaaaattattttgtataaaataaaatatattttttaattattttgtatggaataaaatattttctttcatttctaaattattattgactatgtagaatattttatttaaaatttgagtacatgcatgtatttacctaagttattataacattacaaatttttatagtactcctaacattttttaagccattttttttaaattgttttgcataggataaaatattttttgtagtataatttaaaaaaatttattaaaaaaattattaaaaaatattcatgagctattaaaaatggacagaaaagtattgtacgaaattcgaattgatagctcattaatattttaaagaagtctcataattaaatattttgttagctttttttaacgtatgaaataaaatatatatttttttaatttttaaattattaatttttttaataaattttttaataaattttttttaataaattattaattttttaacagcataattcgaattataccatgaattactgTGTGTGTAATTCAAACAAAGTTGGTTCAAATTAGTATGTTCGAACTAacttggttcgaattagtgtatgcatgtgtttgtgtataaacgtacattggtggattcatgaagCAGTTTTCGTTTTGGCTTATTCACGTAAATTATTTTCTTCCTAGGCTTATTTCTGTTTTTTGccctaatttatttataaattatttttaatttaaattctcatattttaagttttttttaattaagttgttAAACTGGCtctaaattaaatttaactaatattttgTATTCCAAAAGGAACGTAGTAAAAtgacataaaaataattttattattattttaatgagtCAGACAATAATGGAAGATAGTAGTAGTAAAATTCTGTGTTCTTGGCTTCATCCGGTTACGTTGTCTCCGCAGATTGTCCTCCAAGGCAGAGATTATATCAAGAGTCAacctttgactaaattaatgtgGCTTGCTCACTACTCTCCACAGAGCAAAACTTATAACGTCGCTcatgtttaattatattttgctATTGCAAATAGAAATTCTTTAAAAAGATAACCAAGGTTTCGACTTTCGGTAAATATCTAGGGCCGaaaatgttttttgtttttttattacaaaGTGATTTGTAGTTATTTATGTTAATACTGCTGAATAgtgtttcttttttcttatgtttaacattgatataatatgtTTCTATTTGAACATAACAATACTTTCAGTAATTAGGGTCTATTATGGACACCTAATTTTACTCAAGTAGGTATCTCTTTTAtgtagataaattaaaataagtgaATTACATACCCAATTATCCAAAGGAAGACAAACATGAAACATgttaaaaataacattaaaagtTAATACTAAGTTTCTTATAATCACTTAACACAAACACAGGTTTCTTGGCACCAAAAAACACAGGTTTATAGTTTATATGTAAACCACACCAATTGATACGATTAATAAGTTCAGAAGTATTaaatatacaaactcaaaagAAGCTAAACTCCTTTGATATTTCTTTGTGCaaagatttaaatttaacatCTAATAAACTTCTTAATGATGTTCAACAGGTCCATCATAAGCCGAATTAACACTTCCTTGGCCTGTTCCTTGAagattttctgaaaatttataCAGAAATATTAGATCCTCAAAGtggaaaatcaaacaaaaatgtaCACAAATTAAGCTAAGCAACAAATATTTTACCTTGAATATGAACCACCAAAATCTGTCTTACTTCCTAGGCTTAGTTTCTTAAATGTTGATGCAGATTCTTCAAGAAGTTCAATCTCAAACAATGCATCCTCAATTACTTGACCCAATTTCTTGTCTTCACTAGCATTGTGAAAACAATCTCTTTTCTTAGCATCAAGAACCAGTTTTCTCCATATAGAGTCACTATTAAACAATGTTGAACCATTTCCAACAATCCAAAGGCAATATCTACAAAAatcaaacaataaattttaatcacCTTATGCATATTCTCATTTATAAATTAAGGTGGTAGTTTAGTTTAACATACCTAGCTCTTGTCAATGCCACATTTGTTCTTTGTCTGTTGGAAAGAAAACCAACTTTTCCAGCACCATTTGCTCTAACTGTTGATATTATGATAATATCTTCTTCCCCGCCTTGAAAGCCATCGACGGAACGAACACTTAAACTGAAATCAGGATCAGAAACCGAAGTGTAATTCTTGACTTTCTCTTGAATTTCATAAACTTGAGCATTGTAAGGAGATATGACTCCTATGCTAGTTTTCTTCTTTGTCCTCACAAACTCTGCCAAAAAAACAGTGTTGCACTATTAAGAACACATAAAAATTATATTGACATAGTTAATGAGACAAGACAAGAAAAGGCGAGAGAATTTGGCAACCTTTGTGGAGGTTTCCAACAATCTCAGAAATAACTGCAGCTTCAACAGTGTTTTTTGTACTATGTCCAAGACCAATTTGTTCTCTTCCTTTAGCTACATTTATGAATGCATAAGAACCATAGATATCTCCTTCAAGGAATTTTTTGTTATAGCTTAAATTACTCAAAATTGGAGCATCAGAAAGCTTTCCTTCATAGAACTCTTCACTTGGAAATAAGCTAATTGAAGGACTCATCCTATACTGAACATTCAGCATATGCTTCTCATTTCCTAAGATTACCAACCTCTCAAATAAGCTTCTTCCAAATTCTGTCTTCTCAGCAATCTATAAGATGTTGATCAATTTAAAAAACATTACACATAAAAATGATCAAGATTCAATAAACAACAATTAAGATCACTAAAGTACTAACTATTTAGAAACAATGCTCAGTACCTTGCTTTTTACCAAGGCTGGAAGTTGTTTCTCATCGCCAATTAACACACAATGCCTAAGACCTGGGAGCTGTAATGGTACGGTTGACTCGCATTCTTTAAGCTGTGCAGCTTCATCAACTACCAGAAATTTAAGCTGTGCCATTCCTTCTGTGAACAACTTTACAGAACTTGATGCTGTACAGAAAATCAGACAAGCATTTGACAAGCATAATTTCTCGATTCCATGCTTGTCATTAGTGACCGGAATGAAAACGGATTGAGAAAGTGTAGTTAGTATTCCAACACATAATTCTCTTTCCAGGCTTGGCCACCCCAAGTAGTCAATAATTTCTTTTTCCTCattttctacttcttcttcatcatcatccctATAATTCAGAGTTCTCCTGTACATAACATGATTCAAGGAACTTTCAAGGGATCTAAGCAAATCTAAAGCTCTAGTCATCCTCCTCACATCACTGATCTGAATAAAACATGTTGGCATGTGTGTGTATAAAGTCTGCATACAGAATTCAAGTTTTCCTTTCAGTTCCCTGAAATTCTTCTTCACAAATTGATCAAATGTCATTATACTTTCAATGAGAGAATGATACTTATCTGCAATGTCACTGTATTTCATGTTCACAAATTCCTTCAATGTTTTAGAATCACCAAAGAGCAAGTTCCTTCTATACTGGATTTCAACAGTGCTGTTTTCTTTCTGCACAAAATCTTCGAATGGCATTAGGCCCTTCTCTTTCTGATACAATTTATATAGCTTCTTAGGTTCCTTGATCAGTTGAATCATTGATTCAACGCTATGTTTCCATCCACTTAGTGGAGCAAAACACTTAACAAGATTATTCACACGATTTTCGAGAAAGATATCTTTAAGGCCAACATAAGTGTCAACCTTCATTCTAGAACTATTGCCAAATAGGACTATGTCTCCAAAACCATATGATTCATGCTCAAGTGAATCCTTGACAAGGCTATGCAGCCGCGACGCAACAGCCATCACTGCTGTGTTGGTTGGAGCACATGTCAATGTCCTGACTCTAAGCTTCAAAAGGGAAAATAAGATACAAGCCACAGTCTTGGTTTTCCCAGTCCCAGGAGGTCCCCATATAAGGTTCATGGTGCTGTTATGTTGACATTTTGTCAAGCTTACACAGCTTGAAACTGCATCTTCTTGTGATTCATTGAGATTCTGAGACTGAATCATATTTCTTATGCTTGAAGTGCCAATAACATTTAGTCCTGAGGGACATATTTGACATTTTCTTCCAATCTAAGAACAATAAAGAAAACATGTAACATGTTATTACCTCTGTTTTGAGAAATTAAGGGAATGAAGAACTTAGAAGCATTCAGATTATGATAATTTTAAACAGTCCAAATCATGCACTAGATTTATGTAATGTATTTACACCTAGTGACTCATTTGCATAAATTTATATTTACAAAGTAATTTACCATCAAACCAAAGTTAAAAAATGATATACAGTAAACTACATAACCTAAATTCACAACCTCAATATATAGAATATAGTTTTTTTTCCCCCTTACCATCATGTCAGGTCTTAGCACCTTTTCAATAATGCTCATATCTGCATCCTCTAGCTGTGAATTCAATGCCTTCCATATCCTAACATTTGTTAGAATGTTCATAAGATACACAGCATAAAGCTTCTTAACACCACCACTTCTGTCATATTCATTCATAGTGTCCATGTACTTGGAGGACAAAATTGGAATTGCATTGTCATATGCATGTTTTGGCCTAACAACATAACCAATATGGTAGAATTTTTTGGGGCTGTTGTTTAAATCATCTATGCATTTTGGTCTAACAGGAGTAAATGCAATAACATCTCCTAACATAGGCTCATATGATTTTCCAATTTCaccaccttcttccacatcaTCTTTATCCACATCATCACTATCACTAGTGTTCACCAATGTTAAGAGATGGAACAAATTCTTAGGAGGTTTGAAGAACTCTTTGTCCATTTCGACAGCCTCGATTTCGCAGAATCGAGCTCTAGAGACTCCTTTCAATCCTGAACACATGTCACTGCGTGTCTCTTCAATCAATGAAGGAATGAATGAGTTCATGTATTCTTTCACAGAATTGAATGTCTCTGGAATCTTAACAACCTGTTAAAAACACTGTTTCTTAAATTCATTTCTTAGCTTCACCAACAtggaaacaaaaacaaaatatttataaaaaaagaagagagaaaagactAAAATAACCTTGTGCTTGTAAAGATTATCATTCAGAACATCTCTTAGAGTCCAAGAAAAGACAATATCCAACAAACTGGATTCATCATCATGATCCTCCCTAGTATTTGACATCCTTTGCTAATTGATGAAGATCAAATCTGAATGAATTTCAAATAATAGCAAGAAACCATTAATATTCTCTGATAGATATAGTGAAACTATTCATCACTTGTATATGTTAATGTTAATGTTAAATATACACTTTATGGAAGTGAGAATGAAGAATACTTACTAAAATGAATCTGGCTGCCGTTGATGAATGTAAAAGAAAAACTACTTCAAGTGCTTAGTTGAAAATTAAACGTTCTtagaataaatatatatatatagacagtGAGAGAGAGACTTCATGCAATCAAGGCCAGGAAGAGAAATCAAAGGATCAACTTAAAAGTTAAGTGAAATTAGTAGTAATTAAAACACTACTTGGGAAATTAAACGGGGGAATGCTTTATTTATTTACGAGGCCTACCTAATTATTGGACTATTTTCTTGAAAAATGTTAATTACTTAATACtacaaatagtaaaaataatattaaaatcagctacaaatattaaaaaaaatatttgtatgctAAAATCAGCTATAAGTTCAGCtgttatgtatttatgtatattttatattttaatttaaattttatactaaGAAGGATGTTAGATGATcagtgaatttattatttttgacagtaataagttaataatatttaaaaatatattattgaattgTTAGACTAAAAATATTACACTGATAACTAAAAgtactaacaaaaaataataaattctacttgtatttgagttttttttttcttatattagcagttattttttgtaattgatTTTTGTGTATACCTAATTCGGTTTATTATTACAATTGTtttcatttataatttataataatagtttaatttataatttataattatttttttaaattagaaatggAACTCAAATATGAGACCTCTAGATAAAGATAATAAGACTATGCTATTTAAGTTATAGCTGATtggttttataattattatttttgttatagtttaatttataatttgtattttatattattattaatttatttttattgttgttgctttATAATATAATCGTGAACATTATTCTTCTCTccgtgtttatttttatttttataatatatattcctCAAGACAAAATAACAAAACATGAAGCTAAAAAAATCTAATACAAAATCGTccgtttattatatatatatatatatatatatatatatatatatatatatatattttattggttatcagtggctaagagaagggggttgaatcttagcccatttttatttttgcttgataATACTTGTTGGCTTTTGAAACCATTTCTGGAAACTTTCtgtctttttatctcgtaactagccacgagactttttcttttgtctcgtccctagccacgagacttttctttttgtcttgtcagtcagcacgagatattttcagttttatctcctggtAGCAGAagcagaaatggagtagaagaaagagagaattacaccaagatatatcttggttcagctgctaagtgtaaggcagcctacatccagtctccatcacaataatgatggaatttcactataatcatttttaattacaaactgtaaagtgctaacccaacttacaagggaattcccacagaatcatgaaacacaacacatatgtacaaaggaactctaaggatatctatggcttttttcttttaattttacactctctgtcttttttcgctctatggctttttcatacaaacctcactgtttgccttttttcatgagactcaagacatgacaaaattaaacagaaaattacaaaatgaagaacattgaaggagaagaaattctGTCAGCTTGAAAAGCTATGAGAACTTTATGCCTTGTACTCTCACTCCTTGAATCAACCCTAAGTGTTCACCTATACTTATAGGGAGAAGtctccaaggttgaaaccaaacaaaccaagccaatcttcttcttcttcaagtcaTAACCGGTTCggtcagagagagagaagagataactcaTACAAAACCCAACATgaaattacctctagtccttccttggtcaccactcttcatcaatccgagcccttcatctcttccttgctctccaagatgaacttctggcccttgatgcttcatgatgatgatagcttcatctactccaatctctgcctcttccatcacgtaaccactctagctacttcctgtgatGGTTGatcagaatcagagacaagccatcctccAAAGATCTTCTCCTAgctggccgagatcttcttcttGTTTTTGGGTATGAGgagctcgagattacctcaccaaatcttaccattttTAGTGAGAATCtcaaccactacatactttttgtttactttttcttgccatcattttgatggtcttgatgcatgtagTTCATTCTTTTTTTTGGTAGCTCAACTTAGCTTCCATAGTTTCCTGTGATATGaccgaaagagaagaagagagttgagaaagaggaaagagaaatttGAACATTAACTAATGGAATATGACAAAGCAAATTAAATGTCCACTTTCCTTTTACTGAGCAACGTGTAGCTTAATAATATCCATCAAATCAATGACCaactctctctcatgtttccaatgcatGTATTAActtcattttaataaaatttgaattccattagAAATGGATTCCGTTGGAAGCTAGAAGCAATACATTTGCTTTCTCTCAAacttggtttcggaccaagtGTTGGATTATGTAGCAACAATTATTAACTTGGGCTTGTAGTAATAAGAGTTCAATTTGGCCCAAGTAAAGTAACCATAAATTAAACTAAGTGGATCAAAGGATTTTTTGTATCAATGCTGAATGTTAACTTTAATTTGGACTTATGATAATGTTTGAATTCTAGCTCAAATAATCACAAATTACTTCAGCTATACAATATAAAAAACATTAAACAAGACTGAATGGTTTTAAGCATATTGGGCTGgtaataattctttttctgttcGGCCCAATAAGAAAACCtacatcacaaaattattaattaacatatgttaaatgaaaatcaaattaataattttgtaattaatataattaataatgtttaatcatcacaaatattaatttagagttttccaaactcatcatatatatattaactaaataattaaacctacaatagataaataattcaatttatatatatatatatatatagtaatataataaaattttagatttagCTAATATATTGTGTAAATGTATATGTTAAACATACCaactaaaaaaattacataaaaattagttttcaataaatttactaaaataaaagttttaaattttttattaatattaacataTGCACTAAGACATAATTCGTATTGATTTTTagtgtatatattatattattattgataattattCATATTGCAAAAGCTCACATCCTACATTCCTACTTCCTAGTCGGACCTTCTTTCCTAAGGCATCTCTTCTCCTTATATAagtatttatttagaaaaaaaaaataaaaagtaatatttTTCAATCTATATTTAGTCAACTTTATTAGTTTTTTAGATTGTATTTTCAatgttattaaattaaaaagtaaTGCTAGTTAACTACTTTTTTCGATCAAAATCAACAAACTTTTTTACAATTATTTCTTTcatcttaaattttatattttaaattataaacatgtaattttaaattttaaattataaatataaaatctaatattaattaatattggttaattaaaatttgattttttatatttttaaattaaattatagaggtgaattgtcatttttattccatattttacttttgaatttaaaGTTTAAAAGTGTCCTATGTtgcagaaagagaaaaagaaaaaaaaaaat is a window from the Arachis hypogaea cultivar Tifrunner chromosome 17, arahy.Tifrunner.gnm2.J5K5, whole genome shotgun sequence genome containing:
- the LOC112762408 gene encoding helicase SEN1-like codes for the protein MSNTREDHDDESSLLDIVFSWTLRDVLNDNLYKHKVVKIPETFNSVKEYMNSFIPSLIEETRSDMCSGLKGVSRARFCEIEAVEMDKEFFKPPKNLFHLLTLVNTSDSDDVDKDDVEEGGEIGKSYEPMLGDVIAFTPVRPKCIDDLNNSPKKFYHIGYVVRPKHAYDNAIPILSSKYMDTMNEYDRSGGVKKLYAVYLMNILTNVRIWKALNSQLEDADMSIIEKVLRPDMMIGRKCQICPSGLNVIGTSSIRNMIQSQNLNESQEDAVSSCVSLTKCQHNSTMNLIWGPPGTGKTKTVACILFSLLKLRVRTLTCAPTNTAVMAVASRLHSLVKDSLEHESYGFGDIVLFGNSSRMKVDTYVGLKDIFLENRVNNLVKCFAPLSGWKHSVESMIQLIKEPKKLYKLYQKEKGLMPFEDFVQKENSTVEIQYRRNLLFGDSKTLKEFVNMKYSDIADKYHSLIESIMTFDQFVKKNFRELKGKLEFCMQTLYTHMPTCFIQISDVRRMTRALDLLRSLESSLNHVMYRRTLNYRDDDEEEVENEEKEIIDYLGWPSLERELCVGILTTLSQSVFIPVTNDKHGIEKLCLSNACLIFCTASSSVKLFTEGMAQLKFLVVDEAAQLKECESTVPLQLPGLRHCVLIGDEKQLPALVKSKIAEKTEFGRSLFERLVILGNEKHMLNVQYRMSPSISLFPSEEFYEGKLSDAPILSNLSYNKKFLEGDIYGSYAFINVAKGREQIGLGHSTKNTVEAAVISEIVGNLHKEFVRTKKKTSIGVISPYNAQVYEIQEKVKNYTSVSDPDFSLSVRSVDGFQGGEEDIIIISTVRANGAGKVGFLSNRQRTNVALTRARYCLWIVGNGSTLFNSDSIWRKLVLDAKKRDCFHNASEDKKLGQVIEDALFEIELLEESASTFKKLSLGSKTDFGGSYSRKSSRNRPRKC